Proteins encoded within one genomic window of Actinomycetota bacterium:
- a CDS encoding thiamine pyrophosphate-binding protein produces MRADIDVGSRTLTTVAHLIARTLRAHGAQALFGLRDEHDAPLVASCADLGIRFVGARDQRSAAWMATGWALATATPGIVALSSPAGVADAAAPLVDAVASGIPIVVLAGIEHEELELSADVRPRGAWAARLDDQDSAGILTARAFAAARAHPGVAVLEVPARLQDATTSAAPEQPAIVNRPEPDSAEIAQAWTLLARAERPVIMAGGGCFWSGATAALEHFATASRIPVVTAGQARGILPGGHPLCAGIAESPAGRAAVHEADVVLAVGTRCDAPLAATAPDAVLVRIDSEAGPAADLFLRADPRAALEALGRVAESCSTNAWIALLRDRARAGASRFSAAASTISLPLHPAAVVAEVTASLPVGAIVYVDEGPLAAWAMGAVPVSGPGDLQAHMDSRTGAAGMGLPIAVGMKIACPDRALLVLCGDASFTPGAMALETAARHGAPIAVVVAGSEGRAGRAGMPRSPFEMMAEFAGGIGDRAETPKQLSIAVPNALVASMPSVVNVRIDAGVRAPEGAHGA; encoded by the coding sequence GTGAGGGCGGACATTGACGTCGGGAGCCGCACGCTGACTACCGTCGCGCACCTCATCGCACGAACGCTGCGCGCCCACGGAGCGCAAGCGCTGTTCGGACTGCGAGACGAGCACGACGCCCCGCTGGTGGCCTCCTGCGCCGACCTCGGGATCCGCTTCGTCGGCGCGCGCGACCAGCGCAGCGCGGCGTGGATGGCAACAGGGTGGGCGCTGGCGACCGCGACGCCGGGCATCGTCGCGTTATCCTCCCCCGCCGGCGTCGCCGATGCAGCGGCCCCGCTCGTGGACGCAGTCGCGTCCGGGATTCCCATCGTGGTGCTGGCCGGCATCGAGCACGAAGAGCTGGAGCTCTCGGCGGACGTGCGACCGCGCGGTGCCTGGGCGGCTCGCTTGGACGACCAGGATTCTGCGGGGATTCTCACCGCTCGCGCGTTCGCAGCCGCGCGCGCGCATCCCGGCGTCGCCGTGCTGGAGGTCCCTGCGCGCTTGCAGGACGCAACAACCTCCGCAGCCCCCGAGCAACCGGCGATCGTCAATCGCCCGGAACCGGACAGCGCGGAGATCGCCCAGGCGTGGACCCTGCTGGCGCGCGCCGAACGTCCGGTGATAATGGCCGGCGGTGGATGCTTCTGGTCCGGCGCGACTGCAGCGCTCGAACACTTCGCCACAGCCTCTCGGATCCCAGTTGTTACGGCCGGTCAGGCGCGCGGGATCCTTCCCGGAGGACATCCCCTCTGCGCCGGCATCGCCGAATCGCCGGCGGGGCGCGCAGCCGTGCATGAGGCCGATGTGGTGCTGGCGGTCGGAACCCGCTGCGACGCGCCGCTCGCCGCGACGGCCCCCGACGCCGTCCTGGTTCGAATCGACTCCGAGGCCGGTCCGGCAGCCGATCTCTTCCTTCGCGCCGACCCGCGAGCGGCCCTGGAAGCACTCGGCAGGGTGGCTGAATCCTGCTCGACGAACGCGTGGATCGCGCTCCTGCGCGATCGTGCCCGCGCGGGAGCGTCTCGTTTCAGCGCCGCCGCATCGACCATCTCGCTCCCGCTACACCCCGCCGCAGTAGTCGCTGAAGTGACCGCGAGCCTTCCGGTCGGCGCCATCGTGTACGTCGACGAAGGACCGCTCGCCGCTTGGGCAATGGGCGCCGTACCGGTCTCAGGTCCCGGCGATCTTCAGGCTCACATGGACTCACGGACGGGAGCGGCCGGGATGGGTCTTCCGATCGCCGTCGGGATGAAGATCGCGTGTCCGGACCGCGCACTCCTCGTGCTTTGCGGCGACGCGTCGTTCACGCCCGGAGCCATGGCCCTAGAAACGGCGGCGCGCCACGGCGCTCCCATCGCGGTCGTCGTCGCAGGCAGCGAAGGACGTGCCGGTCGCGCCGGCATGCCGCGGTCTCCGTTCGAAATGATGGCAGAATTCGCCGGTGGAATCGGAGATCGCGCCGAAACGCCAAAGCAACTGTCTATCGCGGTCCCGAACGCGCTCGTCGCGTCCATGCCGAGCGTCGTCAATGTTCGCATCGACGCCGGCGTGCGCGCGCCGGAGGGTGCCCACGGCGCCTAG
- a CDS encoding glycoside hydrolase family 31 protein: protein MAKQRARAAALALLMAMTSGLAPARAQTTVGWEFTASPFRLTYLAPGGDPVTAQAPGDAGPGTRMSYRLGDGSMHSLTNLVGTSSDGATTEYAVATDEPGRTASVRLTPTSRGLSVAWSLSPSDDVTAVFEALTSGPSEHFLGSGARANFVDLRGKVVPLKVGFTPSYFAGTCNQSGVPVPFFFSSAGYGIRLDTTNPGRLAFAGAADAPVIPPCHNEPDPCPIASLLPDRTQACVKASSLSYEVYAGTPAAMLDSYTAATGRPLLPPPAEFGLMKWRDAVSSSAEVLDDVTRLQSEGIPITSVLLDNPWERNGCVGSLIPDAKFDDFAAMIDAVHAAGVRFMLWVAPFVQQGCVDDVGYPDGSFVEGRSQTEVPSPFDQLPFVPVPPRDIDFTNPATLDWYKQKLRAVFALGVDGVKADRADETDFEDSTFAAGPGASIHNTYPVLFARAVADVLREFRGDDYTLMLRAGFAGSQSETYGIWAADQISSEDGLRQAIRMAQTSGASGFPIWGSDVGGYSGHVSDLALGSTPASTAKVVPSAELFIRWAQLGAVSPIFEIGGGGRHAEFWNYGPQTVALFRKFATLHYELFPYLYERARRAAATGEPILRPLGFDFPGDELAWQHDLQLMVGPDILAAPVALAGEASDTTAGGSHSAVYLPEGASWWNLYGGIEAPGGSMSIEPQPTSRFPLFIRRGAAIPFNLRNPDVWTEPWRPADLHREGRAGWLWVPGIAPTRSSATEAGVISGARDGRDLLVTLEGAPREAQVLIAGVAKPDRVVIDDVDVAGAPSGAALRSAQTGWTYTNGEFGGIVLKLAPHSGTTQIRLTLPAPDANGPA from the coding sequence ATGGCGAAACAACGCGCGCGCGCGGCTGCACTGGCCTTGCTGATGGCGATGACATCCGGGCTCGCGCCGGCGCGCGCGCAAACGACCGTCGGCTGGGAATTCACAGCCTCGCCTTTTCGCCTGACGTATCTCGCTCCGGGCGGAGACCCAGTCACCGCGCAGGCTCCGGGGGATGCCGGGCCGGGAACGCGGATGAGCTACCGGCTGGGCGACGGCTCGATGCACTCGCTTACCAACCTCGTCGGCACTTCCTCCGACGGAGCGACCACCGAGTACGCCGTTGCCACCGATGAGCCCGGACGCACTGCCTCGGTGCGACTCACGCCGACATCTCGCGGCCTCAGCGTCGCGTGGAGCCTTTCGCCGTCCGATGACGTAACTGCCGTCTTCGAGGCGCTCACGTCCGGGCCCAGCGAGCACTTCTTGGGGTCGGGCGCGCGCGCGAACTTCGTCGACCTGCGCGGCAAGGTAGTCCCGCTGAAGGTCGGCTTCACGCCGAGCTACTTCGCCGGCACATGCAACCAAAGCGGAGTCCCGGTCCCGTTCTTCTTCTCCTCGGCCGGATACGGCATCCGTCTCGACACGACGAATCCGGGCCGCCTGGCGTTTGCGGGCGCCGCCGACGCTCCGGTGATTCCGCCGTGCCACAACGAACCCGATCCGTGCCCAATCGCGTCTCTTCTGCCGGACCGAACTCAAGCGTGCGTCAAGGCGTCTTCGCTGTCCTACGAGGTATACGCCGGCACACCCGCGGCGATGCTCGACTCCTACACCGCCGCGACCGGGCGCCCTCTGCTGCCTCCGCCCGCCGAGTTCGGCCTCATGAAATGGCGCGATGCGGTCTCGAGTTCGGCGGAAGTGCTGGACGACGTGACTCGCCTGCAATCTGAAGGAATCCCCATCACCTCGGTCCTCCTCGACAATCCCTGGGAGCGCAACGGGTGCGTCGGATCCCTCATCCCGGACGCGAAGTTCGACGATTTCGCAGCCATGATCGACGCGGTACACGCCGCCGGCGTCCGCTTCATGCTGTGGGTCGCGCCGTTCGTCCAACAAGGCTGCGTCGATGACGTCGGATATCCCGACGGCTCCTTCGTCGAGGGAAGAAGCCAGACCGAAGTTCCTTCGCCCTTCGACCAACTGCCGTTCGTCCCCGTTCCGCCCCGCGATATCGACTTCACGAATCCGGCGACGCTGGATTGGTACAAGCAGAAGCTCCGCGCCGTATTCGCGCTGGGCGTCGACGGCGTGAAGGCGGATCGCGCCGACGAAACCGACTTCGAGGATTCCACCTTCGCGGCAGGACCGGGCGCGAGCATCCACAACACCTACCCCGTGCTGTTCGCGCGCGCGGTGGCCGACGTCCTTCGTGAGTTCCGAGGCGACGACTACACCCTGATGCTGCGAGCCGGTTTCGCCGGCTCGCAGAGCGAAACCTACGGAATCTGGGCCGCGGATCAGATCTCATCGGAGGATGGCCTCCGTCAGGCGATCCGCATGGCCCAAACGAGCGGTGCCAGTGGATTCCCCATCTGGGGATCCGACGTCGGCGGCTACAGCGGACACGTCTCCGATCTCGCACTGGGATCAACCCCGGCCTCTACCGCGAAAGTGGTTCCAAGCGCCGAGCTGTTCATTCGCTGGGCGCAGCTCGGAGCCGTCTCGCCGATATTCGAAATCGGCGGAGGTGGACGGCACGCGGAGTTCTGGAACTACGGACCGCAGACGGTAGCCCTGTTCCGCAAGTTCGCGACCCTTCATTACGAGTTGTTCCCCTACCTCTACGAGCGCGCGCGCCGCGCGGCCGCGACCGGTGAGCCGATCCTGCGACCGCTCGGTTTCGACTTCCCCGGCGACGAACTCGCCTGGCAACACGACCTCCAACTCATGGTCGGGCCCGACATCCTCGCGGCCCCGGTCGCGCTCGCCGGCGAAGCGTCGGACACAACGGCCGGTGGGTCACACTCGGCCGTGTACCTGCCGGAAGGCGCCTCGTGGTGGAACCTCTACGGAGGCATCGAAGCACCCGGCGGATCAATGTCGATCGAACCTCAGCCCACAAGTCGCTTCCCACTGTTCATCCGCCGCGGCGCCGCGATCCCGTTCAACCTCCGCAACCCGGATGTATGGACAGAACCTTGGCGACCGGCCGACCTGCATCGTGAAGGTCGCGCCGGATGGCTATGGGTTCCCGGCATCGCCCCGACCCGATCATCGGCTACCGAGGCGGGAGTGATCTCAGGCGCGCGCGACGGCCGCGACCTCCTCGTGACGCTGGAAGGAGCACCGCGCGAGGCGCAAGTGTTGATCGCCGGAGTGGCGAAACCAGACCGTGTCGTCATCGACGACGTCGACGTTGCCGGCGCCCCAAGCGGCGCTGCGCTCAGAAGCGCGCAGACCGGCTGGACGTACACCAACGGTGAGTTCGGGGGAATCGTGTTGAAACTCGCCCCTCACAGCGGAACGACGCAGATTCGACTCACCCTTCCTGCGCCGGACGCGAATGGCCCAGCGTAA
- a CDS encoding ABC transporter ATP-binding protein: MALFEVRGMTIRFGGLTANEDVNIIAEDGQIVGLIGPNGAGKSTLFNAISGLIEPAAGQVLLDGEDLLPLMPYERVGRGIGRTFQNVRLFPSLSVYDNLLVAYHTRMHGGLLAGALQTKRSRADERSARDRAAEVMEVVNLHPYAARQASALSYGTLRMVELACLLMLSPRIVLLDEPASGIAQKETEALGPLLRRIRDNLGATILLIEHDMPLVMGLCDMVYCLDLGRVIAAGRPEDVQRTPRVIEAYLGKRAAEELEARLAEEEAAAARVKAAPKASSRRAAPVPTVSRGARAAGGRKRG; the protein is encoded by the coding sequence ATGGCCCTGTTCGAGGTTCGCGGGATGACGATCCGCTTCGGCGGACTGACCGCCAACGAGGACGTGAACATCATTGCGGAGGATGGGCAGATCGTCGGGCTGATCGGCCCGAACGGTGCCGGGAAATCGACGCTGTTTAACGCGATTTCCGGTCTCATTGAGCCGGCCGCCGGGCAGGTTTTGCTCGACGGTGAGGATCTGCTGCCGCTGATGCCGTACGAGCGGGTCGGTCGCGGCATCGGCCGGACGTTCCAGAACGTCAGGCTGTTCCCCTCGCTGAGCGTGTACGACAACTTGTTGGTCGCCTATCACACGCGGATGCATGGAGGACTGTTGGCTGGCGCGTTGCAGACGAAGCGGTCGCGCGCCGACGAGCGGAGCGCGCGCGACCGTGCGGCCGAGGTGATGGAGGTCGTGAACCTGCATCCCTACGCGGCAAGACAAGCGAGCGCGTTGAGCTACGGAACGCTGCGCATGGTTGAGCTTGCTTGCTTGTTGATGCTCTCGCCTCGCATCGTGCTCTTGGACGAGCCGGCGAGCGGGATCGCGCAGAAGGAGACCGAAGCCCTCGGTCCGCTCTTGCGTCGCATCCGCGACAACCTGGGCGCCACGATCTTGCTTATCGAGCACGACATGCCCCTGGTCATGGGACTGTGCGACATGGTCTACTGCCTCGACCTTGGTCGAGTGATCGCCGCGGGTCGCCCCGAGGACGTCCAGCGAACCCCGCGAGTTATCGAGGCGTATTTGGGCAAGCGCGCGGCCGAAGAACTCGAAGCGCGGCTCGCGGAGGAGGAGGCGGCCGCTGCTCGGGTGAAGGCGGCGCCGAAGGCATCTTCGCGTCGCGCGGCGCCGGTTCCTACGGTTTCGCGCGGTGCTAGGGCGGCAGGAGGGCGCAAGCGTGGCTGA
- a CDS encoding ABC transporter ATP-binding protein has product MAERVIGDPVLVARGVDVFYGRVQTLYGVDFEVREGEIVALLGVNGAGKSTLLKAISGVLPVPRGEVTYRGRPITNLSSDEIVRSGIVQVPGGRGTFAGLTIAENLRLGGYVYRRDKASLRTETDRVVGHFPWLAERMGQFAGTLSGGQQQQLLLARAFMSRPSLIMIDELSLGLAPIIVEQLLDIVREMNRQGASIVIVEQHVDLALDFADRAYFLEKGEVRFSGPSAELRERGDLLRSVFLAGAKEASLE; this is encoded by the coding sequence GTGGCTGAACGTGTGATTGGAGATCCCGTCCTGGTGGCGCGTGGCGTTGACGTGTTCTACGGCCGTGTCCAAACGCTGTACGGCGTCGATTTCGAAGTCCGTGAGGGCGAGATCGTCGCGCTGCTCGGCGTCAACGGCGCCGGGAAGTCAACGTTGCTGAAGGCGATCAGCGGAGTCCTTCCGGTTCCCCGCGGGGAGGTCACCTACCGCGGACGCCCGATCACCAACCTGTCGTCGGACGAGATCGTGCGCAGCGGCATCGTTCAAGTCCCCGGGGGACGCGGGACCTTCGCAGGCCTTACTATCGCCGAAAACCTGCGTCTCGGAGGGTACGTCTACCGGCGGGACAAGGCCTCTTTGCGGACCGAAACCGACCGGGTCGTCGGGCATTTCCCCTGGCTGGCCGAGCGAATGGGGCAATTCGCCGGCACGCTCTCGGGGGGACAGCAGCAGCAGTTGCTTCTGGCCAGGGCCTTCATGAGCCGTCCTTCGCTGATCATGATCGACGAGTTGTCGTTGGGCCTTGCGCCGATCATCGTCGAGCAGCTTCTGGACATTGTTCGGGAAATGAACCGTCAGGGCGCTTCGATCGTTATTGTTGAGCAGCATGTAGATCTTGCCCTGGATTTCGCCGATCGGGCGTATTTCTTGGAGAAGGGCGAGGTTCGGTTCTCCGGCCCAAGCGCCGAGTTGCGCGAGCGGGGGGACCTGCTGCGTTCGGTGTTCTTGGCCGGGGCGAAGGAGGCGAGTCTCGAATGA
- a CDS encoding branched-chain amino acid ABC transporter permease translates to MTPEAAVVPPLGGEIISAPGPAVAVVLGEPPRSRRGLLGAAVGFLVVAAGPPLLLDGVWNATLALAAVYGLMGLSMVVLTGYVGQLSLMPATFVGVGAFASADLVSRLATPFWVAVPLAALVTVPVALVIGIVALRLKGLYLAIMTLVFADVLQEFLFKQSWFAGEGGSVDAPRPFLAGIDFKSDKVYYFLVVIVAMVFVVLVRNFSRSRSARACYAVRDNESTAQALGINVAKYKLMAFALHGFIAGFAGALFAHWQWSVSAGGQRPQFGLEFSLTLVFFTILGGVRSIWGPFVGAAIWVVLVQRLLAGSPNGQNIALSIFGLLVLGTMLYRPAGLVGVATDAMRRLRAGRAS, encoded by the coding sequence ATGACGCCTGAGGCGGCGGTTGTGCCTCCCCTGGGCGGCGAGATCATCTCGGCTCCCGGGCCGGCGGTTGCAGTTGTCCTCGGTGAGCCGCCCCGGAGCCGACGCGGACTGCTTGGCGCGGCAGTCGGTTTCCTCGTGGTTGCGGCCGGCCCGCCGTTGCTGCTTGACGGAGTTTGGAACGCGACGTTGGCGCTTGCGGCGGTATACGGACTCATGGGCCTGTCGATGGTTGTTCTTACGGGCTACGTCGGGCAGCTTTCACTGATGCCGGCGACGTTCGTTGGGGTCGGAGCGTTCGCCAGCGCGGACCTGGTATCGCGTCTGGCGACGCCGTTTTGGGTAGCGGTTCCGCTTGCGGCATTGGTCACAGTCCCCGTGGCTTTGGTGATCGGGATTGTGGCGTTGCGTTTGAAGGGGTTGTACCTGGCGATCATGACGCTGGTGTTTGCCGATGTTCTCCAGGAGTTCTTGTTCAAGCAGTCGTGGTTTGCCGGAGAGGGCGGGTCGGTGGATGCCCCTCGGCCGTTCTTGGCCGGAATCGATTTCAAGAGCGACAAGGTCTACTACTTCCTGGTCGTAATCGTGGCGATGGTCTTTGTGGTGCTGGTGCGGAACTTCTCTCGGAGCCGGTCGGCGCGCGCCTGTTACGCAGTGCGGGACAACGAGTCGACGGCGCAGGCGCTCGGCATCAACGTTGCGAAGTACAAGCTGATGGCGTTTGCGCTTCACGGGTTCATTGCCGGCTTTGCGGGGGCACTGTTCGCGCACTGGCAGTGGTCGGTGTCGGCGGGCGGTCAACGACCGCAATTCGGCCTTGAGTTCTCACTGACACTGGTCTTCTTTACCATCCTGGGCGGGGTCCGTTCGATCTGGGGTCCGTTCGTCGGCGCCGCAATCTGGGTCGTGCTCGTCCAGCGATTGCTGGCAGGCAGCCCGAACGGGCAGAACATTGCCTTGTCGATCTTCGGGTTGCTCGTGTTGGGAACGATGTTGTACCGCCCCGCGGGGCTCGTCGGGGTTGCGACCGATGCGATGAGACGCCTCCGGGCCGGGAGGGCTTCCTGA
- a CDS encoding 2-hydroxyacid dehydrogenase: MKAIVLLEPRHDPSVAGPFFGHLLGEGWDVTGYCDQNDVPDDVAAEADCIIAALSPVDATLIKRCPNLKLIQVPGHGFDHVDVADARAAGVPVATVASSGAEAHTVAEWTILTAGAMSRRLVQGHNAMARGEFANMALMQAGVFELAGKTIGIVGLGRIGREVAKRARGFDMKIVYFDPVRASAEVEREVGVEFRSLDELVAESDVITLHVPATPDTVGMIGARQFESMKPQAIIVNTARGSLIDHDSFVEALRTNRIRGAALDVFETEPPSPDDPLLSLSNVTLSPHMGGVTAESLLRILIAATANCNRLVSGEDLRDIVGEGGH, encoded by the coding sequence ATGAAAGCAATCGTCTTGCTCGAACCAAGGCACGATCCGAGCGTGGCAGGCCCGTTCTTCGGACACCTGCTGGGTGAGGGCTGGGACGTCACCGGGTACTGTGACCAAAACGATGTGCCCGACGATGTGGCCGCCGAAGCCGACTGCATCATCGCCGCGCTGTCTCCGGTCGATGCGACACTGATCAAGCGCTGCCCGAATCTCAAGCTGATCCAAGTTCCCGGCCACGGCTTCGATCACGTTGACGTCGCGGACGCGCGCGCGGCTGGGGTTCCGGTTGCAACGGTCGCCTCCAGCGGCGCTGAGGCACACACGGTAGCCGAGTGGACGATCCTGACCGCAGGGGCGATGAGCCGGCGCTTGGTCCAGGGCCACAACGCCATGGCCCGCGGCGAGTTCGCCAATATGGCGCTCATGCAAGCAGGTGTGTTCGAACTTGCCGGCAAGACCATCGGGATCGTCGGCCTCGGCCGGATCGGTCGCGAAGTCGCCAAGCGCGCGCGCGGTTTCGACATGAAGATCGTCTACTTCGATCCTGTGCGCGCTTCGGCAGAGGTCGAGCGCGAAGTCGGCGTCGAATTCCGCTCCCTTGACGAACTCGTCGCCGAGTCCGACGTGATCACGCTTCACGTTCCGGCAACTCCCGACACCGTGGGGATGATCGGCGCGCGCCAGTTCGAATCGATGAAACCGCAGGCGATCATCGTGAACACCGCCCGCGGGTCTCTCATCGATCACGATTCGTTCGTCGAAGCCCTGCGCACCAATCGCATCCGAGGGGCCGCACTCGACGTCTTCGAAACCGAGCCTCCATCCCCGGATGATCCGCTGCTGTCCCTGTCGAACGTGACGCTCTCGCCGCACATGGGCGGTGTTACAGCCGAGTCGCTGTTGCGGATTCTGATCGCCGCGACGGCCAACTGCAACCGCCTTGTTAGCGGAGAGGATCTGCGCGACATCGTCGGTGAGGGCGGACATTGA
- a CDS encoding SDR family NAD(P)-dependent oxidoreductase produces MRWSGKVAIITGASRGIGEDLARAAVARGARVGLVARAKDDLERVLASCGGSGAIAVADVADRGSVEAAIEALRRELGPADILVNNAGYATYGSIADDAVENLEGMLRVNYLGTLYTTKAVLPDMIARGSGHVVNVCSMAGFIAVPREGGYCASKFAVTGFSEALAAELAPCGIRVSTVNPGPVATSFFEARGHPYVRKFPKPVPPARVTRAVIRAVEREQAEVFVPAWYRAVLLFKALAPPLYRASVRADYRKARG; encoded by the coding sequence ATGCGCTGGAGCGGGAAAGTCGCGATCATCACGGGGGCATCGAGGGGCATCGGAGAGGATCTGGCGCGCGCGGCGGTCGCGCGCGGTGCGCGCGTTGGTTTGGTGGCGCGCGCGAAGGACGACCTCGAGCGCGTGCTCGCGTCTTGTGGCGGATCCGGCGCAATCGCGGTGGCCGACGTCGCAGATCGAGGGTCGGTCGAAGCGGCGATCGAGGCTTTGCGCCGCGAACTCGGCCCCGCCGACATCTTGGTCAACAACGCCGGGTACGCGACCTACGGCAGCATCGCGGATGACGCGGTCGAGAATCTCGAGGGCATGCTTCGCGTGAACTACCTCGGGACCTTGTACACGACCAAGGCCGTGCTGCCCGACATGATCGCGCGCGGCAGCGGACACGTGGTCAACGTTTGCTCGATGGCGGGGTTCATCGCGGTGCCTCGCGAAGGAGGGTACTGCGCGTCGAAGTTTGCCGTGACCGGATTCAGTGAGGCCCTTGCGGCCGAACTGGCTCCGTGCGGAATCCGCGTGTCGACGGTGAACCCGGGCCCGGTCGCGACAAGCTTCTTCGAAGCCCGCGGTCATCCTTACGTACGGAAGTTCCCCAAACCGGTGCCGCCGGCGCGGGTTACTCGGGCGGTCATCCGTGCCGTCGAGCGCGAGCAGGCGGAAGTCTTCGTTCCTGCGTGGTATCGCGCGGTCCTGTTGTTCAAGGCGCTCGCGCCGCCGTTGTATCGCGCGAGCGTCAGGGCCGACTACCGGAAAGCGCGCGGCTGA
- a CDS encoding SDR family NAD(P)-dependent oxidoreductase gives MGLLNGRNAIVTGGGSGIGRATCARMAEEGARVTVLDIDAKAASTVADEIGGLSVAADVTNPRALAAAIEDAAYTMGGLHVMFNNAGAGMLSPLHDYPFEEWDRLVRLNLSAVFYGMRTAIPLMRPSGGAIVNMSSVSGTRPAAGEAPYSASKAGVIALTRSAAIENGPAIRVNAVSPGWIRTGLTAPLEQFPDVVEGIVHKTPMARVGDPEDVADVVTFLCSDRARFITGQNIVVDGGMTLHGGAVDGMLDYLLALSEPPPPQ, from the coding sequence ATGGGACTTCTCAACGGACGCAATGCGATCGTCACCGGCGGCGGCTCCGGCATCGGTCGCGCAACCTGCGCGCGCATGGCCGAAGAGGGCGCGCGCGTCACCGTGCTCGACATCGACGCTAAGGCCGCCTCGACGGTCGCCGACGAGATCGGAGGGCTCTCCGTCGCCGCAGACGTAACCAACCCGCGCGCGCTGGCTGCGGCAATCGAGGATGCGGCCTACACGATGGGCGGGCTGCACGTGATGTTCAACAACGCCGGCGCTGGGATGCTGTCGCCGCTGCACGACTACCCCTTCGAAGAATGGGACCGGCTCGTACGCCTCAACCTGTCTGCGGTGTTCTACGGAATGCGCACCGCCATTCCCCTTATGCGACCGTCCGGTGGCGCCATCGTGAACATGTCGTCGGTTAGCGGAACGCGACCGGCCGCCGGCGAAGCGCCGTACTCAGCATCGAAGGCCGGCGTCATCGCGCTGACACGCAGCGCCGCAATCGAGAACGGGCCGGCAATCCGCGTCAACGCCGTCTCGCCCGGATGGATTCGCACCGGCCTGACGGCGCCCCTTGAGCAGTTCCCCGACGTCGTCGAGGGGATCGTTCACAAGACACCAATGGCGCGTGTCGGGGACCCGGAAGATGTCGCGGACGTCGTGACGTTCCTGTGCTCGGATCGCGCGCGCTTCATCACCGGACAGAACATCGTCGTGGACGGAGGCATGACGCTGCACGGGGGCGCCGTCGACGGGATGCTCGACTACTTGCTCGCGCTCTCCGAACCGCCGCCGCCGCAGTAA